The following DNA comes from Chelmon rostratus isolate fCheRos1 chromosome 3, fCheRos1.pri, whole genome shotgun sequence.
ATATGGATCAAAATGGATTTTTCAGTGACGGACGGGGAGTAGTTTTATGTGTCTTAATTCATGTCTGGAGGGGGTCTTTAAATATATTCAGATACTTTGTACATACAGTTTTTGTGGTTAAATTTTTTGCACTCGTGTGTTTGATTGCTTGACCATGACAGGATGTAATCAGTCTTGTGCCCATGTACAGGTATACTTTGCCCATTGTGTTAtgcctgatgaagaccctgcAGGGGACAATAAAGTTTTGTGGGAGCTTCAATCCATTATGCATGTTCTCCATTTCCTgtactgaaaacatgcttttaatATGCAACTGGATGTGCACACAACTCTTAAAATATTTTGTGTAAATTAGCTTTTTTGTACACATTTGTTTATAGAAAGCAGAGGTGGTACAAAAGATGTACATTTGTAAATGTAAGTACAAAAGTCACCCATAACATTAGACATTCAGAGAACTGTCATGTAATCATACAGGCAGGCAGACGCTCTACAAATACTGTAGAGCCCTACTGTAAAGTCATCTTAACAGTGTTTAAAAGCATTTGACCTTGTAAACAACACAATCCAGTAACAAGAGATACTGCGGGTGCCCACAGGTGTTCATTAGTGCAGAATAGATTGGCATTAATAGAATAAGGCTTATCTGTCTGGCTGGAATGTTGGGAAGCAATCTAATTAATAACCATGACTATAGCTGACCATGACTATGGCTGTGGTTGCAGCTGTGGCCGAAATTCTGCCCTGAACTGTGTCCATGGCTTTGCCCAAAGCTCTGTGCTGAGACATGTCCATGCGGCATGCGAGGCGGCGTGGGACTGCTCAGGGCGCTGCTTGCATTCGGCCAGCCTTCGTAAGACTTGCCCGTGGTATCAGCAGTGTTAATGCTGGACGTTGGAGCGTAAGCCTGGACCGGGTAGGACCCAGGTGTTGGATTGATCTGTGGAAGGAGGGTCTTCCTCCGCTCCTCTGTGGAAGCAGGAACAAACATGACACCGCTGATGCGCCTCAATAATCTGAAGGGCATCATCTTCTCCAGAAGGCCAGCCCTGGCCTCAGACAAGTCCACAAAGGAGAACCATCCTTTCCCATACATCCACCCAACCAGGACGGCAAGGATGTTACAGGGGAGCACACTGTGAGGGACGAGGGCAGTGGTGATTATGAGTAACACCCAGGGGAGAGCCATGGTGGGGAAACTGACTCCACACAGGAACCCTTTGGTCATTTTAGTGTGCATGGTGGTTAGAGCCACACATGCCAGGGCCACAGGAAGAAACCCCTCAGTGTGACTGTTGTCGTCCTGCAGGAGATCCAGGAGGCTGTAAAACAAGCCTGTGGTGGTCGACAGCAggaggaacaggaacaggaaacgGACAGTGCCAAACCCCTTCTCCAAACTGCCGCTGAGGAACGCCAGGGCTGCGATGttcaggaggagctggggaAAGTGTCTGTGGTAAAACGGGTACGTCAAGAGTCTGTGGAGGTGTCCATTTTGAAAAACAGAGGCACCAACGCTGAAGGCACCGAGAGTGAAGCTGAAATATGTTTGGATACCAAACGACACACAAGCTAAAAGCGCCAGTGTTAGAACACCGCATGTGGGGACAGGAGCCACGTCTTTGATAACTTGAAACATCACTTTAAAGTGCTCAGTCAGCGTCATCTTGGCAATACTTTCGTCCTGGGCTGGTGAGGTTAAGCACAACTTTGCCACAATTTATCCAAACCGACCGTGGCTCCACTGTCTCCACACTTCCGCAACAGGAAGTACGGTCATATCCAGACGGCTTTAAGACGATGCCTACTGTAAACCTCTCGAGTTGATGTTGACCTTGATTGCTGAATAACAGGTTCACAGTTATcgagaaataaaaatataacagtaaCGCCACTCCCAGATGTATTTTACGTACATGTAGAACGAGGCTCGTTTGAGTGATGAGAGGCAACTTCTGGTCaaacctttcaaaataaaaaatgtattgacGCACAGGGGCACATGTTGTTCGACAGTTGAGTTTAACTTCACAGCAAGCTTGAGCATGTACGTTGTGTGTGAGTCAGGACGAGAAACCACAGATATCCATAGTCTTTAGGTTCAAAAGGAAGGCTAAATGTAACTTCTGGCCAACGTCCATGTCATAATTTGAAGGGCAATTTGCTGAACTTCCGGTATAGCCTTCCGTAGTGCAGACTTCAATTCAGCTGCTTCAGGGCTACGTGCCTGCAAGAAGTGCATTCACTCAAgaactgcatttttattttcaattgaTTATACTTCACACTCCTATTGCACTACAATACagtgaaatattgtactttttgcttCACCATACTTATTTGATTTGTAAAGATGTTTCATGTAAAATAAACGATCATCTAATAGAAAGTTGTTAAAATTGTCTGCACATTGACAAACAACGTTAAAATGCTGCCCTACATCTTAATGCATTAGTATCATAGTCCCAATGATATGCAGTAATAACACTCTACCATTCTACATAATGAATGAACTTCTAACACTTTAGGTGCATTTTGTACTTTAACACgtctgtacttttactcaaccatgtttttaaatgcaggaccTTTTAAACTTGTGAGTATTTTCACATGTGATTGCTACTAAATAGACGTATCTTAGCAACTTTTTATTCAGTGCAACTTGATTCTAAACACCAAACTGAATTGAATGGAGACATCGAAGTTATATAAGaatatacattttaaaacagttaCAGTCAAATTACTTTCGTCTTcacttttaaattaaactgtaaatttaaaaaaaacatattgtaaGAGGTGATACTAACAAATGCATGTCGAAAATATACAAACAAGCaccataaagaaataaaatatagcGGATAAAACCAcgatatgcacacacaaatgacatACGGGTACATATTCATAGCATTTGTATTTTCACTGtaagcaataataaatatatgttttctACTGTCTCTGAGCGGGATCAGGGTTTTAGCTGttaatgtgtttacatttgctaATATTAAATACGGGCatatttacaacaaaatatAGTATGTATTTCGTGGTATTTTTAAAACGTTCTTCTGTAAAAAGtttttttgaggaaaaaaaaaacataaacgTCAGCACGTCTGTCTCTCTTCCGGTGTCGTATGGTGACTGCGGCGgatgttgatgttttgttttgtggagCTTGCTGAACGATGTGAACTGTATCGTCTCCTGGACGGGTTGATATTTTCCGCTGTCGTCTCAGGGTCCTCTTTGTACTCTTTTCTCGGCGAGGTTTCGCTGTTCGTCGGCATCGTGTCTCTCCCGGCGTCTCTCCCGGGAAGCGCGAGGCCTGGTCCTGCGATGATGGAGGACTTTGACGAGATCtacgaagaggaggaggaggaagaggaggacgaggacagGGCCGCGGAGGAGCAGCTCCTCAAGTACGCTCCGGACCCGGTGGTGGTGCGAGGGTCCGGCCACGTCACTGTGTAAGCAACTGGCGACGCTTGCGGGCATCGAGAGAGGAGTTCACCGTTACCATGAACACATTACACCGCGGTCTCTGTGGATAACTGGCTACTAGCTAAGTTAGCCACCGCTGGTGACCTAGCGTCGCCAGCTAGCCCCTAAGTTAGCATCGAGCTAACTCAACGAGCAGGCGAGGAGTGGCTGGTTCGATTTAACTTTCGTTATTGCTGAAGTAACGTCACGTTGCCTGTgcatatttgtatatttttgtatcTATCACGTAGCATTATATGCTGCTGTGCTACTTAAAGTCAAGACGGTTTGTTCCCACTATTTCGGGACTTAAACACGGGGTCGACTCCCCTGATTAACTAGATCACATTTTACTAAATCGTGCATACAGACGTGTATCCTGAAATTAATAACCCATGCGCATGACTACATTGTATCCTCAATAATGCGAGTGACAGGCTAACTATTTCCAAGTTTCCAACGTTGGGGGAACAGGAGGAACTAAAGTTGCTTGATGTTGTGTCTAGTCCAGTTCGGTTGAGCCATTGGATGGTTAGCTGCAGGCTAGCACCAGTGTGTCACTGTAGTTTGGGGTTTTATCACATTGATCCCCCTCCCCACGCTTCCTCACACCGTGTTGATGCTACATTAGATGTCAGCACTCCTTTTTTGTAACTTGTTGGTCATGTGGGTTGGTAGTTACACACTTGTGGCTGTGTAATGCAACCCAGGAAGAGCACTGAAATGTGAAAGGCCGTGGGCTGTGTACATGGGCTGCTTCACCAGACTAAACATTTTAGTTTGATTTTGGACTAAAGTACATGTGTAGACTAGGGATTTGGGGCGTTTAACACAATTATGTATCACTTTGAAATCCCTTAAATACTTACTATGAAGTATCAGATTGCTTCCTTTCCATTGTGATAGTATTTCAGTGTTATGGGGCTCCAAAAACAAGATCATACATCTCAGGACGTTGATTCAGATGCATATTAAATTTGAACACTCTCAATTCACCCTAATACCATCTGGGCTTAGCAGTTTTACATTTGGACAAGTGGAGTAAAATGTTACCCTGCAAGAGGCCTGAAATGTAAAATTGATTATTAATTATCTAAATAGAGTGCATATCTGCTTATGTGTAACAGTCTACTTTTTTCCCCCGCACCCCCTCAGGTTTGGGCTTAGTAACAAATTCGAGTCAGAATTTCCATCAGCACTTACGGGAAAGGTGAGTGTTTCaatgttatttattaataaCATCCACACATCATAGACATCCATAATACATGTGATTTTGCAATATTCCAAATTGCTAAATACATATTCTGCAGTGCAGTATGTCTTCATGCTTTCACTCATCCgatcatcaaaacaaaacacaggttACATAGATGTGAACAATGTATAAAGCGTTCCATCCTGTCATCTAAGAAGAATAGATGGTACTATATTAACTATGCCTTGTATGTGCGCTTCCTCAGGTGGCACCAGAGGAATTCAAAGCCAGTATCAACCGTGTAAACAGCTGCCTGAGAAAGACGCTGCCAGTGAATGTGCGGTGGCTCCTGTgtggctgcctctgctgctgttgcacgtTGGGCTTCAGTCTGTGGCCTGTTATCTGCCTCAGCAAGAGGGTGAGATACTCGTCCATGTTGCATTCgcaaaaacatcacagtgaatCCAAATCAACTAGGGGAGTcaggaaaatgtgttgaatatTTTGCGGGATGACAAGAATATCACCTAAAGTTATGGTCTTATTCCAGACTAGAAGATCTATAGAGAAGCTTCTGGAGTGGGAGAACAGCAGACTTTACCACAAAGTGAGTAATGAAGGCATGAACACACTTGTGTGTATCAGTAGTGTCGTTAGGATGTGCTATATAAACTGCCTGATCTTTACTGCGCTCTGTTTGCAGTTGTGTTTGCATTGGAGACTAAGCAAAAGGAAGTGTGAAACCAACAACATGATGGAATATGTAAGTATCTGTTGAGATGATAATAAGCAATACAGGAAGGTTGGTTTGAGTAGTTGATCATGAGTTTGAAGGCTCTAAAGCCACAACACTGCAAAGGGCTTCATAGTACTATGAGGAAAGATTCTACAGCTTGTAATATATCATGGCTGCAATCATCTTATCCTCCATTGCAACATTTGCAAGGTTAATAGCAGAACTTACACAGGAATCTACAGTCGAACTTGTGCTTGAATGTATGCGATTGTTTGACTGTCCACTGCTGGAGCTCTCTGCAGTATTGTAGCCTCATTAAGAATCAGTGAGGAGTCTTGAgtttttcacacagtgtgttGGTCTTACAAGTTTACTCTCACCGTTGCTGACACCGTTAACACACAGGAAGCCTTAAGTCATTATATGAAGAGAAATTAGAGAAACTGTTTATAGATATTATCAGATGAAAAACCCTGTGATAACCCAGTGAGCTAAACACCTGAGACATCACACTGATGCAAAATCATCTCACAATTACAGCGTCTTCTCTTATCCCTTGCAGGTAATCCTAATAGAGTTCTTACCTAAGATCCCCATCTTCAGACCGGACTAGCCCGACTGCAGCTGATCTTAAATCTCCACTGCTGCATCACCATGGCTGTCAAGCTCCTGAATAACTTTCCCTCTCAAAATACTCCCAATATTTTTGTTTACAGGGTAGCATTGATCCTCCCCCGTTCTTCCACACGTACCTTTCTCTACACCCTTGTTTACAAATCAAGCATCccaacactcacacattttTTGGAGTGACTTCACCATTGAACCATGACTTTTGGGTGAGCTGGCAAACTGTCAAGCCATGCTTACCGGCACCAGCCTGTGGGATGTCAGAGGAGAACCATCGGCAGCGTTATGGATTTTGGACCTTGAGCTGGAGACTGGACTCTCAAACTGAGTACTATGAGCTATAACTGGAATTACGTCCCTTGTGTGTTCCCTTACCTAAGGACATGGCACAGTCAGACCATGATGAACTCTTTCACAAGTTACCCACTGTCACCCGCCAActtcacatgcaaaaaaaattacaccCCAGTGCTTTTGTGACAGTTGGTCTGGTGCTCTTGGTCATTACCAGAGGCTGTAGAGGCCACATAACATGGAACTCCAAAGGAACCTTCATCCAAATCAACTGCAGCGGACAGACTAGCCGTACAGGAACATGCTTGGCCAGTGGCCAGAGCAGTGGAACTCAATAATGTCACTCTTTTTTTGATTGAATACCGGACATCCTTATCCCCTCTCCTTCTTTCATATCTCTGCACACTTCCCTGTGCATCACCCTAACCCAGTGACAATCACACCCTCTAACTGTATTCTCCATAGTGTGAATGGGTCTTTATGCTACACAATTTGTTTTCAACTTTATGTGTCCAGGTGATGGGCTGGCTGCCTAGCAACTGCTTCTGGGTCACAGTGGAGCAAGTAAGAAGGCCACTCGAGATGAAGAGAAGGaaccctttctctctctttttagtATCTCAAGTTTTGTTAACTGGTTTGGTGAAAGAGGGGAAGTCAGTGCTCGCAAAACTGCtcacagtatttgtgtgtgtgtgtgtttgtgtctgcgaGAAACgagcaaaaaaagacaaatcagacATTAAGAGATGCTCTTTGCTCTGTAAAGCAGGGTTctgtcttttacattttttttttttttgccataacCAATATTTGTTACTTTTGTTGTAGTTATTTATAAATGCAAGAGTGTGCATATAATATGGGCATTTGTGATATAGgcctcgttttttttttttttttttcttttttgggcAAATGTGTGGTTGTTTCCCTTTTTGTCTTTATGGTCATGTGTCAACACTAAAGCACacaatggctgttttttttaacgtCTTCACATGGATTCTCTTATCTGCCAACCTTGGCTTACTTATCTGAGTGTTCAAGTTAAGGATGTGGCTCTTATGAGAACGTTCCTCTGTTTTCAATATAATGTGACTCATCACATTCAGAGTTCTGGGTTGACTGAGAGTGTTAATTCCTCTTTGTTTGGTAATACCAGGGTTCTCTATCATGAAGCAAGATGACTTGAGTTAGCTTGATAACTACGCTGCTAAAACTACTCCCAAATCAGGAACATGGACTTCAAGCTCCACTAATTGGTATTGTAATTTTAACAATGTAAAATTAATGTTAAAAGTGAAAGGGGTTACTCGTAATGCTGTACTGTACCAACAGAGAAATATCCCTGACTGCAGTTCTTCTCAGCTCTACAGATTGTTAGTAGTAGTGACTTGTCTTGACTTGAAGTCTTCTAGCCTGCGGCCTTAATGTTCTGGTTCATGtagagctaaaaggaaagtgaatagtggacttacattcatccaTGTCCACTGGAtatgtaaataggcaactgtttgctagcATGTTTGCCACCTTAAGGCGATAACATGTCAGTTAGCGTAGGTTAAAGTAAAGAGACTTGTTCCAGGCTCAGTTTAGATCAGTTATCT
Coding sequences within:
- the LOC121627724 gene encoding cysteine-rich hydrophobic domain-containing protein 2 — its product is MLMFCFVELAERCELYRLLDGLIFSAVVSGSSLYSFLGEVSLFVGIVSLPASLPGSARPGPAMMEDFDEIYEEEEEEEEDEDRAAEEQLLKYAPDPVVVRGSGHVTVFGLSNKFESEFPSALTGKVAPEEFKASINRVNSCLRKTLPVNVRWLLCGCLCCCCTLGFSLWPVICLSKRTRRSIEKLLEWENSRLYHKLCLHWRLSKRKCETNNMMEYVILIEFLPKIPIFRPD
- the rhbdd2 gene encoding rhomboid domain-containing protein 2; amino-acid sequence: MTLTEHFKVMFQVIKDVAPVPTCGVLTLALLACVSFGIQTYFSFTLGAFSVGASVFQNGHLHRLLTYPFYHRHFPQLLLNIAALAFLSGSLEKGFGTVRFLFLFLLLSTTTGLFYSLLDLLQDDNSHTEGFLPVALACVALTTMHTKMTKGFLCGVSFPTMALPWVLLIITTALVPHSVLPCNILAVLVGWMYGKGWFSFVDLSEARAGLLEKMMPFRLLRRISGVMFVPASTEERRKTLLPQINPTPGSYPVQAYAPTSSINTADTTGKSYEGWPNASSALSSPTPPRMPHGHVSAQSFGQSHGHSSGQNFGHSCNHSHSHGQL